A section of the Scleropages formosus chromosome 12, fSclFor1.1, whole genome shotgun sequence genome encodes:
- the atic gene encoding bifunctional purine biosynthesis protein ATIC produces the protein MASAEIALLSVSDKTGLVDFAKRLVSVGLSLVASGGTAKTLRDAGLVVRDVSELTGFPEMLGGRVKTLHPAVHGGILARHVPSDKADMEKLGFNLVRVVVCNLYPFVKTVSSPGVMVEDAVEQIDIGGVTLLRAAAKNHARVTILCDPADYEMVAAELEGSEGRDTTLETRKTLALKAFTHTAQYDEAISDYFRREYSAGISQLSLRYGMNPHQTPAQLYTLRPALPLKVVNGSPGFINLCDALNGWQLVRELKQALGLPAATSFKHVSPAGAAVGVLLSEEAAAVCMVKDLLPDLSPLASAYARARGSDRMSSFGDFIALSDICDVPTAKIISREVSDGIIAPGYEPEALKILSKKKNGNYCVLQMDPEYEPDENEVRMLFGLYLKQKRNAATIDSSLFSNVVSKGELADNAVRDLIVATVAVKYTQSNSVCYAKDGQVIGIGAGQQSRIHCTRLAGDKANNWWLRHHPKVLSMKFKTGVKRAEMANAIDQYVSGTVGEGPDLAVWKGLFEEVPEHLSDTECKNWISTLQAVALSSDAFFPFRDNVDRAKQSGVQYIAAPAGSTADQVVIDACNELGITLVHTNLRLFHH, from the exons ATGGCCTCCGCTGAAATAG CCTTGCTGAGCGTGTCCGATAAGACCGGACTTGTGGACTTTGCCAAACGCCTAGTGTCCGTTGGACTGTCCTTGGTGGCCTCAGGTGGCACAGCCAAAACCCTCCGTGATGCGGGCCTGGTGGTCAG AGATGTGTCTGAGCTTACTGGCTTTCCAGAGATGCTTGGGGGCAGGGTGAAAACACTACACCCTGCAGTCCATGGGGGCATCCTGGCTCGCCATGTCCCATCTGATAAAGCTGACATGGAGAAGCTTGGCTTCAATCTGGTGAG GGTGGTGGTGTGTAACCTGTACCCCTTtgtgaaaactgtttcttctcCTGGTGTAATGGTTGAGGATGCTGTAGAACAGATTGACATTG GTGGAGTGACACTGCTGCGGGCAGCAGCTAAGAACCATGCCCGCGTGACCATCCTGTGTGACCCTGCTGACTATGAAATGGTTGCTGCTGAGCTGGAGGGCTCTGAAGGCAGAGACACTACTCTGGAGACTCGGAAAACTCTGGCGCTGAAG GCCTTCACTCACACTGCCCAGTACGATGAGGCCATCTCAGACTACTTTCGCAGAGAGTACAGTGCTGGCATCTCTCAGCTCTCCTTGCGCTACGGCATGAATCCTCATCAAACACCTGCACAGCTCTATACCCTGCGCCCTGCTCTCCCACTCAAAG TGGTGAATGGCTCCCCTGGATTCATCAACCTGTGTGATGCTCTGAATGGCTGGCAGCTGGTGCGGGAACTGAAGCAGGCCTTGGGCCTCCCTGCTGCCACTTCCTTCAAGCATGTGAGCCCTGCAG GTGCTGCTGTTGGTGTTCTGCTCAGTGAGGAGGCAGCTGCAGTCTGCATGGTTAAAGACCTGCTCCCAGATCTCAGTCCACTGGCCTCTGCTTATGCCAGAGCCAGAG GATCTGATAGGATGTCCTCCTTCGGAGACTTTATTGCTCTCTCTGACATCTGTGATGTACCAACTGCCAAGATAATCTCCCGAGAG GTATCGGATGGAATCATTGCTCCTGGTTATGAACCAGAAGCCCTGAAAATTCTTTCTAAGAAGAAGAATGGAAATTATTGTGTGCTTCAG ATGGACCCAGAGTACGAACCTGATGAGAATGAGGTGCGCATGCTCTTCGGGCTGTATCTGAAACAGAAGAGAAACGCAGCCACCATTGACAGCTCCCTCTTCAGCAATGTGGTCTCTAAGGGGGAG CTGGCTGATAATGCTGTGCGAGACCTGATTGTGGCCACTGTGGCGGTAAAATACACTCAGTCAAACTCTGTGTGCTATGCCAAGGATGGCCAG GTGATTGGTATTGGGGCAGGACAACAATCGCGAATCCACTGCACCAGACTGGCAGGAGACAAAGCTAATAATTGGTGGCTTAGACACCACCCTAAAGTCCTTTCCATGAAGTTCAAAACTGGTGTGAAGAGGGCAGAAATGGCCAATGCCATTGACCAGTATGTGAGTGGGACAGTTGGAGAG GGACCAGACTTAGCTGTATGGAAGGGTCTTTTTGAGGAAGTTCCTGAGCACCTCTCTGACACAGAATGCAAGAACTGGATCAGCACCCTGCAGGCTGTGGCCCTCAGCTCTGATGCCTTCTTCCCTTTCCGAGACAATGTAGATCGGGCAAAGCAG AGTGGAGTTCAGTACATTGCGGCGCCTGCTGGCTCCACAGCGGATCAGGTGGTCATCGATGCCTGCAATGAGCTGGGCATCACCTTGGTGCATACCAACCTTCGCCTCTTCCACCACTGA
- the LOC108920693 gene encoding tubulin alpha chain-like, which yields MRECISVHVGQAGVQMGNTCWELYCLEHGIQPDGQMPSQKPVGGHDDSFTTFFSETGAGKYVPRAIFVDLEPTVIDEVRTGTYRQLFHPEQLISGKEDAANNYARGHYTIGKEIIDSVLDRIRKLADQCTGLQGFLVFHSFGGGTGSGFTSLLMERLSVDFGKKSKLEFAIYPAPQVSTAVVEPYNSILTTHTTLEHSDCAFMVDNEAIYDICRRNLDIERPSYTNLNRLISQIVSSITASLRFDGALNVDLTEFQTNLVPYPRIHFPLATYAPVISAEKAYHEQLSVAEITNACFEPANQMVKCDPRHGKYMACCLLYRGDVVPKDVNVAIAAIKTKRSIQFVDWCPTGFKVGINYQPPTVVPGGDLAKVQRAVCMLSNTTAIAEAWARLDHKFDLMYAKRAFVHWYVGEGMEEGEFSEAREDMAALEKDYEEVGIDSFEEEEEGEEY from the exons ATG CGAGAGTGTATCTCAGTCCATGTTGGCCAAGCTGGTGTCCAGATGGGAAACACCTGCTGGGAGTTGTACTGCTTGGAGCATGGAATCCAACCTGATGGGCAGATGCCCAGCCAGAAACCAGTGGGGGGCCATGATGATTCCTTCACCACCTTCTTCAGTGAGACTGGTGCCGGCAAGTATGTTCCTCGTGCCatttttgtggacctggagccCACTGTTATAG ACGAGGTGCGCACAGGTACCTACCGCCAGTTGTTTCATCCAGAGCAGCTCATCTCAGGCAAGGAGGATGCTGCCAACAACTACGCCCGTGGCCACTACACAATTGGCAAGGAGATAATTGATTCGGTTCTAGACCGGATCCGCAAGCTG GCTGACCAGTGCACAGGCCTCCAAGGTTTCCTAGTGTTCCATAGCTTTGGAGGAGGAACTGGATCTGGGTTCACTTCCCTGCTGATGGAACGTCTATCAGTGGATTTTGGCAAAAAGTCCAAGCTGGAGTTTGCAATCTATCCAGCTCCTCAGGTGTCTACAGCAGTGGTGGAGCCCTACAACTCCATCCTGACAACCCACACCACACTGGAGCACTCTGACTGTGCTTTCATGGTGGACAATGAGGCCATCTACGACATCTGTCGCCGAAACCTGGACATCGAGCGTCCATCTTACACTAACCTCAACAGGCTCATTAGTCAAATAGTCTCCTCCATTACAGCATCCCTGCGCTTCGATGGAGCTCTGAATGTGGATCTTACAGAGTTCCAGACCAATTTAGTGCCCTACCCCCGTATCCACTTCCCTCTGGCAACCTATGCTCCAGTGATCTCAGCAGAAAAGGCTTATCACGAGCAATTGTCAGTTGCTGAAATCACCAACGCATGCTTTGAACCAGCCAATCAGATGGTCAAGTGTGATCCTCGCCATGGCAAGTACATGGCCTGCTGTCTGCTCTACCGGGGAGATGTGGTACCCAAAGATGTAAATGTAGCCATTGCTGCAATCAAGACCAAGAGGAGTATTCAGTTTGTTGACTGGTGTCCAACTGGATTCAAGGTGGGTATCAACTACCAGCCACCCACTGTTGTACCTGGGGGAGACCTGGCCAAAGTCCAGAGGGCTGTCTGCATGCTGAGCAACACCACTGCCATCGCTGAAGCCTGGGCCCGTCTGGACCACAAGTTTGACCTGATGTATGCCAAGAGGGCCTTTGTCCACTGGTATGTGGGAGAAGGCATGGAAGAGGGAGAGTTCtctgaagccagagaagacaTGGCAGCCCTGGAGAAGGACTATGAAGAGGTTGGTATTGACTCCttcgaggaagaggaggagggagaagagtACTAA
- the stk16 gene encoding serine/threonine-protein kinase 16 yields the protein MGQHICICSRSSITIENKKYYFIQKLEEGGFSYVDLVEGAQDGRFYALKRILCHDREGRQEAQTEVEMHRLFNHPNVLPLSGHTFVDRGGKTEAWLLLPYISKGSLWSVLEKLRDKGGFMPEDRILHIFQGICTGVKALHDKGYAHRDLKPTNILLEEDDRPILMDLGSMNKARIEVRGSREAMTLQDWAAQRCTISYRAPELFNVESHCVIDERTDIWSLGCVLYAMMMMEGPFDLLFQKGDSVALAVQNPVIIPQPCRYSQGLQTLLSSIMVPNPRERPDINWILDQVRHLCSLERPVEANMV from the exons ATGGGTCAGCACATCTGCATCTGTTCCCGAAGCTCCATCACCATAGAGAATAAGAAATACTACTTCATACAGAAGCTAGAGGAGGG TGGGTTCAGCTATGTGGACCTGGTGGAGGGTGCTCAGGATGGGCGATTCTATGCATTAAAGAGGATTCTCTGCCATGATCGGGAGGGCCGCCAGGAGGCGCAGACAGAGGTGGAGATGCATCGTCTGTTCAATCACCCCAACGTCCTGCCTCTGTCCGGCCACACCTTTGTAGACCGTGGGGGAAAAACTGAGGCCTGGCTGCTCTTGCCCTACATCAGT AAGGGAAGCCTGTGGTCTGTGCTGGAGAAATTGAGGGACAAAGGAGGCTTCATGCCAGAGGATCGCATCTTGCACATATTCCAGGGCATCTGCACTGGTGTTAAAGCCCTTCATGACAAAGGTTATGCACACAG GGACCTGAAACCAACAAACATCCTCCTGGAGGAAGATGATCGACCCATTCTGATGGACCTAGGCTCTATGAATAAAGCCCGTATTGAGGTTCGGGGATCTCGTGAGGCTATGACATTGCAG GACTGGGCAGCCCAGAGGTGTACCATCTCTTACAGGGCACCAGAGCTGTTTAATGTGGAGAGCCACTGTGTTATCGATGAGCGCACAGACATCTGG TCCTTGGGCTGTGTCCTATatgccatgatgatgatggagggTCCCTTTGACCTGTTGTTCCAGAAGGGTGATAGTGTGGCTCTGGCTGTGCAAAACCCTGTGATCATCCCTCAGCCATGTAG GTACTCCCAAGGACTTCAGACCCTCCTGAGCTCCATCATGGTTCCCAACCCTCGGGAACGGCCAGATatcaactggatcctggaccaAGTTCGGCACCTGTGCTCACTGGAGCGCCCTGTCGAAGCCAATATGGTATGA